One Triticum dicoccoides isolate Atlit2015 ecotype Zavitan chromosome 5B, WEW_v2.0, whole genome shotgun sequence genomic window carries:
- the LOC119305037 gene encoding uncharacterized protein LOC119305037, whose product MPSPLKRPSLGRLLAALRSPPRVPVQTGFPTALADLVVKNHARLRKPRKPRRPTTALALPPSPAETPVDVAEIPSLPSSPGPLSPVVVEGSSAPVARRLDAPKGAAFFRPRPELLALGGAVALALLAVLSEGAVAAFTIASLALLWMESASRRRRRSSRPAELPDSRGPAAVSPIREVEEAPGCSDSDKRSEGPSERRELVSGGEDPASPKSKARRSLRKMISKTLQKKPKAKDASASSEGGAEAVRTEAFVIPAPSLAEQTPSEASTESSPVSVETERRGLAAGKLPATALAVLCVAFFGRRRAANLG is encoded by the coding sequence atgcccAGCCCGCTGAAGCGCCCCTCCCTCGGCCGCCTGCTCGCCGCCCTCCGGTCGCCGCCCCGCGTCCCGGTCCAGACCGGCTTCCCCACCGCCCTTGCCGACCTCGTCGTCAAGAACCATGCCCGCCTCAGGAAGCCCCGCAAGCCGCGCCGCCCCACCACCGCCCTGGCGCTGCCTCCGTCTCCGGCGGAGACACCGGTGGACGTAGCGGAGATTCCTTCGCTGCCGTCATCGCCCGGGCCTCTGTCGCCGGTGGTCGTGGAGGGCTCCTCGGCCCCGGTggcgcggcggctggacgcgcccaAAGGCGCCGCCTTCTTCCGGCCCCGCCCGGAGCTCCTCGCGCTCGGCGGGGCCGTGGCGCTCGCGCTCCTCGCCGTGTTGAGCGAGGGGGCCGTCGCGGCCTTCACCATCGCCTCGCTGGCGCTGCTCTGGATGGAGTCGgcctcccgccggcgccggcgctccTCGCGCCCGGCGGAGCTGCCCGATTCGCGCGGCCCCGCCGCCGTGTCGCCGATTCGGGAGGTGGAAGAAGCGCCCGGCTGCTCCGATTCCGACAAGAGGAGCGAGGGCCCCTCCGAGAGGCGCGAGCTCGTCTCCGGCGGTGAAGATCCGGCCAGCCCGAAGAGCAAAGCGAGGAGGTCGCTGAGGAAGATGATCTCCAAGACGCTGCAGAAGAAGCCCAAGGCGAAGGACGCCTCGGCCTCTAGCGAGGGCGGCGCGGAGGCAGTTAGAACCGAGGCCTTTGTAATTCCAGCCCCTTCCTTGGCCGAGCAGACGCCGTCGGAAGCAAGCACAGAGTCTTCGCCGGTGTCGGTGGAGACGGAAAGGCGAGGCCTCGCCGCCGGGAAGCTCCCGGCGACGGCGCTTGCCGTGCTCTGCGTGGCCTTCTTCGGCCGGCGCCGTGCAGCAAATTTAGGCTAG